The Lutra lutra chromosome 16, mLutLut1.2, whole genome shotgun sequence genome segment TCCCATCGCCTCCTCGGGGAGTGTAGGTGATAACTGTGTCGCCTCCCTCCTCAGAGTGTACGTTCATCGTGCTGGATGCAGAGAAGTGGCAGGCCCGGCCGAGCACCACTGAAGAGAGCTGCATGGCGGGAGATGTAAACCTCTTTCTCACAGATCTGGGGGACCCCTCCCTGGGGGAGATTGAGGTCATGATTGCAGGTTGGTTCTGCTtggccctgccttccctccctctggcccGTGGAGCTGCTGCACCCTGCGCCGGCCAGGACTGCGTAGGGTGCTCAGCGCAGTGATCCCCCCTGGTCGGCtgctttatttctgtcttctgcttAGGGGTGAATTTAACCTTTGGTTTGTggagcggggggcggggaggtggtcTTCAGACTTCATTCTGCCCTGTCCCTGCTGGGGGGCTGAGGGTCCTTGAGGACCCTCCCAAGATCTTCCCATGCTGCGGGAGGAGCCCCTCTAGTCTGTGTCTTCCTTGGTCCACAGCCTTCCCCTAAGACTGTCCCGATGAGGCAGGACACTGTGGTTAAAGGGTCAGCTTTGGGGTCGAGTTGCTGGGAGCCCTTGTGCGAGTCATTTCGACTTCTATTTCCCTGTCTGCTCAACGGCAGTAATAGCACCAGCCGGGCCAAGTTGAGGATGAACCAAGGTTTGGGCTGCCTCACGGCTATGTCTGTCGTGCACGCCGCCAGTGACAGCCGTTGTTTCTTCTAGAGCCCAGCTGCAGGCGCAGAGGCTTTGGCACTGAAGCCGTTCTCATGATGATGTCTTATGGTAAGGAAGCCTCAGAGACAGCGGGGAAGTGGCCAGGCCccaggtgggggtgtggggcatGTTGGGAGGGGCCTTCCTTAGGCCTGAGGGTGGGGACCAGGGGACAGGTGCCTGCACTGCAaagtgggaggggaagggcaggggctgTGAGGGGCTTGCTTCATTCTGTGGCTCgtccctctcccccatcttctCTGGGAGGAGTGACCAAACTAGGTCTGACCAAATTTGAGGCTAAAATTGGGCAAGGAAATGAACCGAGTATCCGGATGTTCCAGAAGCTTCACTTTGAGCAGGTAAGGATGTTGCTGGTGGAAGGGTGAGGCCTGAGGCAGGTGGTGGGGCCGGGTGGTGCTGGAGCTTGTGGCTCtagctcccccccgccccccaatccCCGTTCTCTCTGGCTCACACAGGTGGCTGTGAGCAGCGTCTTCCAAGAGGTGACACTCAGGCTGACAATGAACGAGCGTGAGCGGCAGTGGCTTCTGGAGCAGACCAGCCACGTGGAAGAGAGGTGCTATGGAGATGGGTCGTCGGAGTCCCAGTAACAGCTGGCCTTGTCAGCAGCTGCCCTGTGTGAATGGGGATGCTGGGACCACACAGAACAGCAGAGCTCCGTAACAGAAGGTGAACTGTTGGGGGCTTCGGGGCACAGTGCATCTGGCCCCTCTGTAGCCTGCAACGCTCCCTGTGGGGCCCTTCGGACTCTGGGCGACTGGTCTTGGCCTCCCTCAGGCTGGCCGTGTGGATGAGTGACTTCCGAGACAGCCCATCCTCCCGGCCAGCCCTGGACTCGGAACCCAGAGTGGACAGCGTGAATCCCCAGGAggcagggtggaggtgggagCAGAGGCGACTGGGGGCCTGGTGAAGGGAAGGCCAGAGGCACCCTGTGGAGGCAGCCCTGGCTGGGAGTAAACCGCACTGCACGGCACCTTGTTTGGCTTTTTCCTCGGGCCCATGTGCAGCGAACCTCCAGAAGGCCCAGCCTGCAGCGTTCTGGCCAGCATGGTGGGGTCAGGGCAGGAGCAGCTCAGTCTGCTTTTGTCCTGCAGCAGCAGGCTGAGCGTGACCCCAGAAGTTTGGAAGGGAACGAGCTAGGCCCTGAACGACAGGTGGCTTAGAAAGTGGGCAAAACCCTTGTCCTCCCTCCTCTTTGGACCCCGGAGTGTTGTGGGCCCAGCTCCCTGTGGCTGGAGCTCCCTCTGCTGGTGAACCCTGGAGCCTCTGCTGAGCTAAGGGCTGCAGGAGAAAGCAGAAGCCGCTCTGTGTACCTTCCCAAAGGGACCTCTGACCTCCCCCGTCTGCTCCTCGGCCTCTGGGAGCAGCTGCGCCTGACAAACCCACAAGGGGGCGCCAGAGACACAGGTTTGGGATGGCAGGGGCTGCCCAGCAACAGGACACGGGACATCCCTCAACTCCCACCTGTCCCATCATAACCTGTGGCGGTTGAGGCCAAACAGGTTTCAAAACGTGGCCATGGAAGAGACCTTTGAGGGTACCCCATAATCTCGAAGGGAGGAAACCTTCAGATGAGTTGCAGTGTGCTTAAGGTAGCAGAGCCAGAACTGTGGCTGGGGGCGTCAgctcccagcacccccccccccacaggtgTATTCCAACACTTCTGTGTAGGTGGGAAGCTAGAGTCTGACTCTGCTTGCTGAGTACAGACAGTTTGTAGTGTGTCTGGCCGCTCAGTGATAGGAGTTCCATCGCTGCATCAGGGGCCCCCAGTTTGGGGGGGGTCCCCCTCTGCTGCCCCGTGGAGCAGTCTTCAGGCCTTGCTTACCTGGCAGGGGCTTCACCAGGGGTCACAAGCTAGAGTCAAAGTTGGGAGGGAGTGGGCCAGGTCCAAGGCCAGGGTACTATGAAAAGATCTGGAATGGTTTCTCTTTAAGGCTGGTGGGAATCTGAACTCGAGAGAGGCCAGGCAGCCAGATGCGCCCCAGCCTTCTCCGAACCCCAGGGGCTCCCTGGGTCCTCTTTGGTTAGCAGTCTCCTTAAGCATCAGCTTCCCTTCCGTCCAAGAACCTCCAGGCCTGCAGCCTCAGCCCTCGTGGGCCACCCTGGCAGACGTCCAGGATGTGGCCTCAGGTGCCAGCGGTGGGGAGACCTGGACCTCTCGAGCACAGGGTATTTTGCCCTTggaaagccccctcccccccacctgccaCAGAGTGTCCTGGACAGCTGCCCTCTGGTCGTGTCCACAGCCAGATGAGATGGAGGCTCTGCCGCCGGCCCCGGCCACTCCTGCACGCCGCTGGCGTGAGTGGAAAAGACTGAAGCCCCTCTCTGCGTTCTCCATGCAGCTCCTTCGGGGCCTTCACCATTTCTGTGCTCCTGAATCAGAAAGTGCAGGAAGTCCTCGGAGCACGtgaacctcccctcccccttcctacCTGAAGGtttgttgggggggtggggggggaggctgggcaggtCCCACTCCCACGGGCAGCAGGCAGGCAGCTACGAGCCCTCGGAATACAGCCGCCCCCCGGTACTACTCCCCCACCGGAGTTCCAGAAGCCTGGATTACGCCACCCTCAGCCAGAGGGTGAGGGGACACCCTGGGGACACCCAGAGCTCTAAAAGACGACACAGAGGCTGAGGCAGGATGGAAGCCAGCTGAATTTGACGGAGTTTCCTTACACTAGGGTGGCTGGGCAGGGGATAGCGAGACCTGCCCCCATGCTGCCCGGGGCTCCAGGGCAGGAACGAAGTTCAAGGCCGAGGTTGATGCCATGTCCCGGATGCAACAACCTGACAAATCATGTTAATTAAGGAAACCGAAATCCCTCTAAATTCCGGTACTGCACTCAAAAAATCAAATCAACGAAAAGAAGATGCCCAAACCCCGTCTCTGAGGAAGAGGGACCCCTGTCCGTTCCGCAGTGTCACTGCTGTCACTGGGGGTCCTCACCAACCCCGGACTTAGTCATCACTTGGGGTTGCAAGGGAATGGGAGCCCTCGCCAGGTCCCCCCCATCCTTGCTTGGTGTGCGTTCCGGTAATGTCCCTGGGGAGTGGCAAGGGGCTGGAGCACTCccggaggaggggcaggaaagagTCTGCTTTCTGGTCGGGGCGGGATGGAAACACATTCACCTTTCCAGAGGTAAGGGAAGAGCACTGTTCTCTAGAAAAATCAGATTCAccgatgggggtgggggcagggagggtgctgGTGCTGATTTAAGTGTTGattggaggaggagcagggagtgagtgaggaggagggcgagggagcagggctggggcctgggggctggcCAGGCCCTCCCAGCTTTCCTGGGCACCAGCAGCAGGATGCTCAGAGGTTGCCGAAGAGCTCATTTTTCTTGCTCCAGTCCATCTGCGGGGCCCGTTTGCTGCTGCGCTTCTGATGGGCCCTCTCTTTGGCCACGGCCAGGGAGACGCTGAAGTCCAAGATGgggtcagaggaggaggaggtagatGAGGGGGCCGTGGAGTCCTGTTTCCTGGGGCTGTCTTGGGAGTTCAGCTGCGAAGAGGaggtggcagcagagggagggagtcaGTGCCCGGCCAGGCGTCCCGGTCCTCAGCCTCAGCAAGGTGGCTCCCTTGGGGCAGTGCCCAGGGAAGCCAGGTCACAAGGACAGAACGTGGCACAGCATGTGACCTCCAAGGCAGGCTGGTGTGCCAGGAACGAGCGTGGCCTGGGAATGGGCTTCCTGTAACCCAGTGCCACCCTCTGCCCGCCCAGCCAACAGCCTACCTCCTCACTGGTATCACTGGAGATGGATCTTGCCAGGGCTGATCTGGGGCTCTCAGAGGCCACCTCTGCCAGAGCTTCACGACTGTTCTCCTGGCACAGAGAGGAGGAGTGTGGGTTGgcgagggatggggtggggaagtCTTGAACAAGGAAGAGTGTTCCCAGGGAAGACAGGTGCCCTGGTCTGGTAAACTCCACACAAGCCTTTCCCATCGACCCAAAAGCCACACTGCCTTAGTCTGTAGGAGAGtgtagggggttgggggggctggcTGGCCAGCCTTGGGGATTGACATTTCACATTCTTCTAGGGATCAGAGGGCAGGCTGGTTCTACCACCCGAGTGGGAGGGACCACCGTGGGATTAGCTAAACTGCTCACATgcccccaccgcccaccccccagCTCTCCCAAACTAGCCTTCAGCGTCGACTAGCCTTTTGGGCCAGTGACCGTGGAGGGGCTTTGAGGGGAGTGTGGGGATCCTGGGGGCCTCTGCCTGGCACAGGGAACTGTGTGATACTCCCTGAATTTCCTGCAGCCCACCTGCTTCCTTGGACTTGACCCCAGGAATTTTGAAACCTTAACCCCAAAGCAGCTAAGAAGGGCTTTGGAGGAATAAGAGGGATGAGAGTTCTAGGCCCACAGATGGGGTGACAGAAGGTTCAGGTGACCCAAGGCCACCCCTCTCCCCCGCAGTAGCCCCTGGGGATGGGAACCCTCTGAGCAGGCCCTGTAGAAAGCTCCAGCTCTGTGGTCTGACTCGGAGTCAGCCTGTCCCAGAGTGAAGGTCTTGGCCAAGGCTTCAGCTTGGTGCTCAGCCTCTGCCTGGGTTCCTCTGCGGCCTCAGCTGGCACCAGGCCCCACCATCTCTTCCCCAGCCTCCACggccttctcttcccttctgcccggggaggaggggaggaggggctttgttcttccaacccagaCTGGAAGTAGCAGGGCCCAGGCAGCGTGTGTCCAGACACTGAAGCTCTGTTCTTGGGGGGAAGAATGGCCTCTTCTGTACGGTGGGGAGTTGAAGGCGGGGCTTGTCACCAGGATAGCGGGCTGCGAGGGGCCCGGCCAGGCCTCTCCCTCCCGCCTAAGCGCTCCACACGGGCGGAGGGGGGCACCGCCGGCAGCTCCATAGCTCAGGGCTCAGGAGGGGGCCACAACCTGAGCCCAATGGCCGTCCTTGTCCCAGCCATGCCGCCTTCCACCCTTCTCCTACAGCCCCTGGCTTGTTGAGGGCCAGAGGAGCATTGGGGGATCTGCCTTTACCTTCTGAATCTCCCCGTTGGTAAAGGGCTCAGGCAAGGGAcctaggagaagggagaaaaaacaagaaaccagCAGAGGTGAGTCCAGAAGCTCTGGGGGATGCGGACGGAGCGGCGCCCCAAGAGGAGGAGGGTCGGCTGCCGGTTTGGCCCATGATTAGACCTTGTGCCCTACGTCAGTGTTTGAGTCCCTTGACTGCAACCCTCCTGCAGTACGGCTGCCGTCCTGGTGACCGGGCACACACAGACCGCGGGGAACAAGCTTCACAAAGCAACACACACCCTTACCACCTCGTAATGCTCTCCTGTATTTTCAATTCAGTTTCGTTTAAAGTCTCACGCTAGTCTTTACCTACTAGGTTGATCTTGCGAACCACAGATGGGTCATGAACAATTTGGAAAAACTGTCCTTAAGCGGGTGGAAATTCCAGGCTGGCTGCCTACgaatcacctggaaagcttgtcagaaatgcagatcCCCAGGCCTGGGCACCAGAGTAAGAAACACTCCCCAGACTCTGGGCAGCAGCTGCCTCACCTAAAAGAGAAAATCATCCCCACTCCTGCTTGCCAATGTGCGGGTTACGGGGTGCTCAGGAGAGAACACCAGCCTGGGGTCCCCCCTCGCTGGGCTGAGGCAGGACTGTTCCACCGCTGGGGCTGGTCAGCCTGTGTAGGTTTCTTCGGACTCTTCCTTCACTATCAACGTGCGTCTTTCCTGGGGCCTGGACTTCACCATTTCCTCCCTACTGctacccaccctctccccacaggGGCTGAGCACGGGATCCTGTGGTCAGGAGGCAGCTGCTGGGAGGGCATTCTTCTCTGTGGGGACAGGTACACCCAGCTGGGAGGGCTGGAGGGCAGCCtggaaacaccccccccccccaataccTGGGAAGGAGATTCGCCCTCAGGCCCCTCCCTGTGTAGCTCCTCAGGCCAGAGGCTACAATCACCACAATCACCACCAAGATTCTCAGGGCCCATCCCACCCAGCCACAGAGATAAGAGGAAGGAATGTCTGAGGCGTGATTCCttagggggaggtgggggaaggaagctGGAGGCCTCAGGGGAAGGTCTTCCCGTCTTCCCCACACCCTGTGGCCAAGAGCAAGGATGGAGCTTCTCAGGGCCTCGGTTTCCCCCTCACCGAGGAAGGCCACTATCTTGAGTTATCTAGCTTCTGTGAATTCGGGAAACAAGGATAAGGTGGtgccctgcctcccaggcctggagtctgcttcccccacccctccacccagagGCGAAGTCTGTGGCAGGACCTTTAGGTGGATCACCCCCTACAAATAAAAACCCCCAACACCCTTAGGGAGGCCCTGCCCACTGCAAAGTCCAAAGAGGTCCCACCCACCCTACTTCGCCTTCCCCCAGGAGCCATCTCTTCAGGGAGAAAGTCCAGACCAGGCAAAGAGCTTTGCTTAACTCCTTCCTGCCCTCGGGCAGCAGCCTGGCCCGGTATGGCTGGGGCTTGGGCAGGGGGAGGTGCCAGGCTTGGCagggtgatgggggtggggaggggaaggcaggggccCAGGAACCAGGGACCAAGGAGGCACCCACTGGCCTAGAGCCAGTGGGCCTGGGTTTCCACGACAAcctgagagaagggaggggaggcagggggcccCTGTCACTGGAGTCTTATCTGACCAAGCAAAGCTGGAGTTAACCCTTCCCTTGCATGAGCACTGCCTGGAGAACCTACTAGGGGTGCAGGAGCCGGGACTGAGGTCTCCCTTCAGTGCTGAGGCTCTGGTCTGGGAATAAGTACCTCCGTCCGTCCCGTTTCGCCATCCCTCGTGATGGCTTAACCCCGTCCTTCGCCATCCTCAGAAACCACTGCcatccctgcttcctctcctgaCATCAGGCCCCTCTTTTCCCCATACTcccctgagggagagggaggaagctaTTAAATAGGAAACTGTCCACCTGTCAGCCAGGACACAGTGAGATCTAGAGCACCGGCCAACAACGTCCCTGACCCGGGGGCTTCCGCTGCTCACCATTCAGGTGCTCCTGAGATGGGATCACTTTGCATTTCTTGAAGAACTCATCAGTCTCCTTGTCAACCACCAGTAGCTTGGTCTCATCCCCACCAGCTTTGATGGCAGATACCACATCCCCGTGCTGCTTGCCCTCCACGCAGACCCCGTTCACCTgttgtgggtggggaggggaggtcaggGGTTACTGGCAGTTTTAGGGGGGCAGGTGGAGGTGGTATGAATGGTCCTATTCATGTCCTCAGCCTGCTGGCAGTCTGGGGACACGAAACCCCCCTTGCCTGGGAGTCCTGAACTATAAGCCAAGTGGTCCTCCCACTTGACAATCAAATGAGGAGGACACAtgagaaaagccaaagaaaatatccagaagagACTAAACAAACACAGCTGTGACAGAAGGACAGGAAAGATCGGTGAGGCCTGGGATGGGCCTGAGTGTTTCTATGTACTTGTGTCCGACTTCCCGCTCTGGGCCGTGGTTTGCTCACGTGTAAAATGAGAAGTCTTGGGAGAGAGGTTCTTCTAGCTCTAAGGTTCTAAGACTGAGATTCTGGGGCTCGCCCCATGGCAGAGAGTTCATGTTTCCTTTCCTCCTGAGCACCACACAAAGAGTTCTGAGTGCACCTGCCACCATGGAGGCCTTAGGCAGTAGGACACTCTGTAGGTGTCCCCACATGTCCACTGGAAGGGCTGGGTGGATCCTGGGCTACTGCTACTGAGTGTCTCTCTCGGTGAATAAGAACCCAGAGAAGGTGCAGGGGAGAGAATTAGTCTATCGGCCATCCATCgcccttccttcctaccttcctgccctccctcctgcccacccacccaccataATTCTCCTCTCTctggttccctccctccctccatctgggCTCTCTGGACCCCTTGCGCTAACCAAGGAGCAGGCGATGTGATGGCTGCCCCAGGAACTGCTTGTCTGTGTGGAGGTAGGCAGGAAGCAGGTACCTGGAAAGAGCCCAAGAAGCATTACCTCCACGATGCGGTCCTGAGCCCGGAGTCCTGAGGCCTCGGCAGGTGAGTCTGGGTCCACTGCCCGGATGAACTGGCCCGGCCTGGATTTGTCGCTGTGCAAGTTGAAGCCGTAGCCGTTGGCGCCCTTCTTCATGGTGCAGAGCCGAGGCCGCAGCTCCCGCTGTGGGGATAGAGGAGGATCCGTGGCCATTCTCCGTGCCGCCTTCCCAGCCCGGTGCctgaccccttcccctcccccacaaggaACACATGGGACTAAGGCAAGTTTGCCGAGATCCCACACAGCAATCTGAGAGAATACTGGGCTGGAACCCAGAAGATCTGGCATTGTCGCAcactgcccaggtgccccctccaagCCAGTCACCTCCTTCTGGCAAATGGGAGGCGGGACCAGATTAACTCGAGTCCCTTCCCTTGTGACATTCTAAGGTTAATTGTGTTATTTTGATTGCTACCTTATGCCTCCCCAGTAGAAGTTCTGTCTGGCCCCATCTGGGGTTGGGGTGGCCCCGCTGCCAGCCTGGATGGGTGACTGGGGGTTCTGAGCCCCTTGGTACCCAGTTCTCTGCAGCAGCGGAGACAGGGTGTTTACTGAAAGCTGGTTAGTGTGTTTACAGTAAAGCCTTTCCCCATCCAAGCCAAACAGCCCAGCGAAAAGGAAGCAGGCAGCCAGATGACcccagacgggggggggggggggggtggggagaagcacagTCAGGAGTCCTGGACAGGACAGGGACCCCCGCCAGCAGAAGGCTGGGGGCAAAGGCAGCAGCAGAACCCCAAAGACCCTGCTGGGGAAGCCTGCATGGGGAAAGGGCCATGAGAAGCAGGGCTGGGCTGTGCGGAGAGCCCAGCATGGCTGTGGCCATGGCCCCAAGTTGGGCCTGAAAGGGCCCAGGCAGAGTTCTCTCCAGCACCTGGACACTCAGCTGAGAATGGTTTTCACCATCCTTGGTCCAACTTAAGCAGCTTAGCTTAGAGGCTGCAGCCCTTGGACCCATTTACACAATGGAGGGAATCCGGGTGTGCACGGGCCAAGCAACTGAAACCTCAGCCAGAAGCTTGAGCCCAAGGCCTGACTTGggggtccctctccctctccttccaggcCTGAAGCTGCAGCAGCCAGCCTGCTAGCACCCAGTGACCCCCAGGCCACCAGGTCACGAGCAGAGGCTGGAGTCAAGGCCCCCGCCCCAGTGTCAGCTTCCCCAcctactagctatgtgacctggggcaagtaaTTTCCTTCTCGCGCCTCAGGTTCCTCATTTATAGGGTGCCTGGTTCGCTGGAAGGCCGAGTGAGAGAATTCACACAGGTGGGAACGCTTGGCAACTTCAAAATCCCTGTGCCTGAGCAGACTTTCCCATCGCTGGGCACCCTACTGATGAGTCACATTAAGCCGAGAAGGGAGATTGGGGGGGGGTAGGCTGCGGGCCAGGCTGCTCTGAGTCGCCAGTCCCCAGCGGGGAGTAGGGCtggccagggaggcagggaaggagaggagggctTAGGGGCCTCCTGCCCCAACTTGCCAGTCCCAGCAGGCAGCTGCCATCTGGGGCCCCCCACCCTTTCAGTCTTATGGGGGGTGGAGGTGGCCGGAGGGTGACTTTGCCTTCCTTTAACTGCCTGGACAGGTCTTTCTGTGTTTCAGGATGTTGGTGGGGTGTGtggagaggaagacaggaaagagGTGATGGCTGGACCTGCATTTCACGCTGATCTGGGCCAGAGACCGTGGGCCCTTCCCTGGTTCCTCCTTCAGCAGGCTCCCCTCATCCCATATAGTAGCAAGGCCAAAGAAGCAAGCATTAAAAGTGGGGGGGGGCCAGAGGGGAGCCCCAGTGGTTGCAAAGCATCTTCTCCCCAACTCTCCCTGTCAACAGGGTACAATTCCAGGAGgggcccccctcctcccagcggCTGCTTATCCCCCTCGCAGCCCCCACAGGATCTTGTTTGAGTAAGTGAggctcttctcccctccagctAATCCCTCCACAAAGCTGCCAGCCCAGCCCTCCCCGAGGCCCAGGTGAGCAGGAACAGGTCTGACCAGTTGCCACCACGGGCAGGCTCAGCTCTCTGCCCCAGCCAGGCAGAGCCCGCAATCACCCTGAGAAAGTGGGGAGGAGAACTGTGTAGCCCTGCCGTCCccgctcctccccacctcctctcatTCCAAAGAGTTGTCTTTCCCATCGCAACTCGGCTGGGACCGGGCACCCCCATTCTCAAGGCCGGGAAACCGAGAGTCCAAATGTTAAGCCCACGGCCCGATGTCACCCAGCGAGCTGCACAGTGGAGGGGCCGGAGCTCTCACAAGGTCTCTGACTTGGACCCCGTGTTCCTCCCACCATCCATGGGCAGGCTCCGAAGGACCCAAGTCCAGACTGGGAGGAGGCCTCAGCAGGAATCATAAACACGGGCTGCTCTCCCACGGCGGCGCAGGCTCTGCTGGGAGGCAGCCGGCCGCTGATGAAACCACAGCCTTCCTTCCGGGTGCTCAAGGCCTCTTGCGGCCACGGCTCCAGCCTGAGCTTGGGATTAGCAAGGCAGCAGTGGGCAGGCCTGGGCCGGGGCAGCCTAGCGGTTCCAGGAGAGCTCCTGGCCAGCAGGGCAGTCTGGCCTGGGGCTCAGGGCTGCAGGCTTTTCTTCCTGATCCCCCACATGGGCATGTTTCCCAGAGCCCCGTCATTAAAGCCGGAGCGCCTGCTTTGAACCTCGCTCCCCTCTGCCAGTCCCAAGCCGTGGGATTGGAAGAAATGGGGCTCAGCTCCCCCACTGCTCCCTTTCCCTGGTACTGCTCCCTGACCCTCTGGCGGTGCCTGAGCAGGGGGACAGGAAGCTCCAGGTGGTTTTCTGACAAGTTCAGA includes the following:
- the NAT9 gene encoding alpha/beta-tubulin-N-acetyltransferase 9 isoform X1: MRLNENTLLLGKKVVLVPYTAEHVPRYHEWMRSEELRRLTASEPLTLEQEHSMQRSWREDADKCTFIVLDAEKWQARPSTTEESCMAGDVNLFLTDLGDPSLGEIEVMIAEPSCRRRGFGTEAVLMMMSYGVTKLGLTKFEAKIGQGNEPSIRMFQKLHFEQVAVSSVFQEVTLRLTMNERERQWLLEQTSHVEERCYGDGSSESQ
- the NAT9 gene encoding alpha/beta-tubulin-N-acetyltransferase 9 isoform X3 is translated as MRLNENTLLLGKKVVLVPYTAEHVPRYHEWMRSEELRRLTASEPLTLEQEHSMQRSWREDADKCTFIVLDAEKWQARPSTTEESCMAGDVNLFLTDLGDPSLGEIEVMIAEPSCRRRGFGTEAVLMMMSYGLTKFEAKIGQGNEPSIRMFQKLHFEQVAVSSVFQEVTLRLTMNERERQWLLEQTSHVEERCYGDGSSESQ
- the NAT9 gene encoding alpha/beta-tubulin-N-acetyltransferase 9 isoform X2, which produces MRLNENTLLLGKKVVLVPYTAEHVPRYHEWMRSEELRRLTASEPLTLEQEHSMQRSWREDADKCTFIVLDAEKWQARPSTTEESCMAGDVNLFLTDLGDPSLGEIEVMIAEPSCRRRGFGTEAVLMMMSYVTKLGLTKFEAKIGQGNEPSIRMFQKLHFEQVAVSSVFQEVTLRLTMNERERQWLLEQTSHVEERCYGDGSSESQ
- the NHERF1 gene encoding Na(+)/H(+) exchange regulatory cofactor NHE-RF1 isoform X1; this encodes MSADAAAGEPLPRLCCLEKGPNGYGFHLHGEKGKLGQFIRLVEPGSPAEKAGLLAGDRLVEVNGENVEKETHQQVVSRIRAALNAVRLLVIDPETDERLQKLGVQVREELLHAQDGPGQAEPPAATEAQEAGGENEPQAAAPEPRETEKSRPERLLLRPRLCTMKKGANGYGFNLHSDKSRPGQFIRAVDPDSPAEASGLRAQDRIVEVNGVCVEGKQHGDVVSAIKAGGDETKLLVVDKETDEFFKKCKVIPSQEHLNGPLPEPFTNGEIQKENSREALAEVASESPRSALARSISSDTSEELNSQDSPRKQDSTAPSSTSSSSDPILDFSVSLAVAKERAHQKRSSKRAPQMDWSKKNELFGNL
- the NHERF1 gene encoding Na(+)/H(+) exchange regulatory cofactor NHE-RF1 isoform X2, translated to MSADAAAGEPLPRLCCLEKGPNGYGFHLHGEKGKLGQFIRLVEPGSPAEKAGLLAGDRLVEVNGENVEKETHQQVVSRIRAALNAVRLLVIDPETDERLQKLGVQVREELLHAQDGPGQAEPPAATEAQEAGGENEPQAAAPEPRETEKSRPERRELRPRLCTMKKGANGYGFNLHSDKSRPGQFIRAVDPDSPAEASGLRAQDRIVEVNGVCVEGKQHGDVVSAIKAGGDETKLLVVDKETDEFFKKCKVIPSQEHLNGPLPEPFTNGEIQKENSREALAEVASESPRSALARSISSDTSEELNSQDSPRKQDSTAPSSTSSSSDPILDFSVSLAVAKERAHQKRSSKRAPQMDWSKKNELFGNL